From a region of the Plodia interpunctella isolate USDA-ARS_2022_Savannah chromosome 13, ilPloInte3.2, whole genome shotgun sequence genome:
- the dbe gene encoding KRR1 small subunit processome component homolog, which produces MDQDIGIEHAAHRPVENAWSMKIPQFTPEDNPHGLLEESKFATLFPKYREQYLKECWPLVQKVLKEHHIVAELDLIEGSLTVKTTRKTWDPYIIIKARDFIKLLSRSVPFEQAVQVLKDEIGCDIIKINSFVRKKETFLKRRQRLIGPNGVTLKSIELLTECYVLVQGNTVSAVGPYKGLVQVRRIVEDTMKNIHPMYNIKSLMIKKELMKDPKLRNENWERFLPKFKSKNVPRKQPKMKVKKKPYTPFPPPQPESKIDQELATGEYFLKDEQKKAKKRYEREEKQAEVKRARKEEREKDFIPPEEKIPKKTLSESIVDIKQFKAKIKNLSNSF; this is translated from the coding sequence ATGGATCAAGATATAGGAATAGAGCATGCTGCGCATCGGCCCGTGGAAAATGCATGGTCAATGAAAATTCCACAGTTTACTCCAGAAGACAATCCTCATGGCTTACTGGAAGAAAGTAAGTTTGCAACTTTGTTCCCAAAATATAGAGAACAGTACTTAAAAGAATGTTGGCCATTGGtgcaaaaagtattaaaagaACATCATATAGTTGCAGAGTTAGATCTCATTGAAGGAAGTTTAACTGTGAAAACAACAAGAAAGACATGGGATCCGTATATAATCATTAAAGCTAgagatttcataaaattgcTGTCACGAAGTGTGCCGTTTGAGCAAGCTGTTCAAGTTCTAAAAGATGAGATTGGTTgtgatatcataaaaataaattcttttgttagaaagaaagaaacgTTCTTGAAAAGACGCCAGCGCCTCATTGGCCCTAATGGAGTTACACTGAAATCAATAGAATTGTTGACAGAATGTTATGTCCTTGTGCAAGGAAATACTGTATCTGCTGTAGGCCCTTACAAGGGTCTTGTGCAAGTGCGGCGCATTGTTGAAGATACAATGAAAAACATTCATCCcatgtacaatataaaaagtttaatgattaaaaaagaattaatgaAAGATCCAAAACTAAGAAATGAAAATTGGGAAAGATTTCTACCAAAGTTTAAGAGCAAAAATGTTCCAAGAAAACAACCCAAAatgaaagtgaagaaaaagcCATACACACCATTTCCCCCACCTCAGCCTGAGAGCAAAATTGATCAGGAACTGGCAACAGGGGAGTATTTCCTCAAAGATGAACAAAAGAAAGCAAAGAAACGTTATGAAAGGGAAGAAAAACAGGCTGAAGTCAAACGTGCACGCAAAGAAGAGAGGGAGAAGGACTTCATTCCCCCAGAAGAGAAGATtccaaaaaaaacattatcgGAATCTATTGTTGATATAAAACAGttcaaagcaaaaataaaaaatctttccaACTCTTTTTAA